One Primulina tabacum isolate GXHZ01 chromosome 10, ASM2559414v2, whole genome shotgun sequence DNA segment encodes these proteins:
- the LOC142505840 gene encoding DNA damage-binding protein 1a-like, translating to MAVPEYESSSSSASARQNANRNSRSASCNNASACYLAKTLLRGSVVLQAVRGHFRSPASYDVVFGKETSIELAIIDEDGVMQSITEQPVFGTIKDIAVLPWNERFQAQSSKLRGKDILLVISDSGKLSFLSFCNEMHRFFPLTHLQLSAPGNSRHEVGRMLTVDSSGCFVAASAYEDQLVIFSLSFSSNGQIIDKRISCPPEKDEFLQTDRGSTNISGTIWSMCFISKENSQPGKEYKPVLAILLNRNVWGSFYRNELLLLEWNIEEHAIHVLYKFAEAGPLAHHIVEVPHVHGYAFLFRAGDVVLMDFRNAHNPSCVYRTSLNFTPFEGKKYEHVGIPDIMDEECTCSIAASALLELSDINKYDDPMNIDDYSSVKPGSNYVCSWSWEPGDSYIPRIIFSADSGDIYAMEVLFDSDRIRVNLSASLCRGLPSKALLWLDGGFVATIVDMTDGMVLKFEEGLLCHRSPIQNIAPILDMTFVDYPEEKFDQMFACSGMAPEGSLRIIRSGISVEKSLKTAPIYQGITGTWTLKMEASDPYHSFLVLSFIEETRVLSVGISFSDVTDSVGFQPDVCTLACGLVADGVMVQIHQYGVRLCLPSGAVHRKGITLVSPIWTSWFPDNMSISLGAVGDGIILVATSSPCFLFILGIRASLTHHYEVYEIQCVKLQNEVSCFSIPQKHLELNKSLVNYGDNHHMAPLTIGNNDYMFVIGTHKPSVEVVSFTCDKGLQIFAIGFISLTNTMGAAISGCVPQDVRLVFVDRLYVLSGLRNGMLLRFEWPVTSTLLSARSSCQQSAVGSCMVNTQATWKYTSPNHKVLPISISNASGKAKGEFPINLQLIAVRRIGITPVFLVSLGDSLDADVIALSDRPWLVHTARHSLSYTSISFQPSTHVSPVCSVECPGGILFVAENSLHLVEMVPSKRLNVQKFHLGGTPRKVLYHNESKLLLVMRTDLDNDSCSSDICYVDPVTGSLFSSFKFEFGETGECMNLVKVGNEHVLVVGTSLSACPAIMPSGEAESTKGRLVVLCLERMQYSDSGSATLCSKTGSSSDQNPSFCDIGGCAAEQLSSSSLCSCLEDNSCDGIKLEETEAWKLRLAYSTIWPGMVLAVCPYMDRYFLASAGSSFYVCSFPNDNSQRVRRLAVGRTRFTIMTLTAHFTRIVVGDCCDGILFYLYHEDSRKLELVYCDPVQRLVGDCMLMDVDTAVVSDCKGSIAVVSCANHLEDEASPERNLMVSCSYYMGEISMSIRKGSFSYKLPADDLTKDCDAASNVVNLTHNCFMASTLLGSIIIFIPFTREECALLEEVQSKLVIHPLTAPILGNDHNEYRRRENVVGTPTILDGDILSQFLELTRMQQEAVLALPLASPSTAMLSFRTSMPVMINQVVRLLERVHYALN from the exons ATGGCGGTTCCGGAATATGAATCTTCCTCTTCATCGGCATCAGCAAGGCAAAACGCCAACCGTAACTCGCGATCGGCCTCCTGCAACAACGCCAGCGCTTGTTATTTGGCAAAGACATTACTCAGAGGCAGCGTAGTTCTTCAAGCTGTACGTGGTCACTTCCGCTCCCCCGCGTCCTACGACGTCGTCTTCGGCAAG GAGACATCAATAGAACTTGCGATAATCGATGAAGATGGCGTTATGCAATCTATCACCGAACAACCTGTGTTTGGTACGATAAAAGATATTGCAGTTCTTCCTTGGAATGAGAGATTTCAAGCACAGAGTTCCAAG TTACGAGGGAAGGATATATTGCTTGTCATTTCTGATTCAGGGAAGCTGTCGTTTCTTTCATTTTGCAACGAAATGCACAG GTTTTTCCCATTGACTCATTTACAACTTTCTGCTCCTGGAAACTCGAGACATGAAGTTGGAAGGATGTTGACTGTTGATTCCAG TGGTTGCTTTGTTGCTGCCAGTGCGTATGAGGACCAGTTGGTTATTTTCTCGCTTTCATTTTCCTCCAATGGTCAAATCATTGATAAG AGAATCTCTTGTCCTCCTGAAAAAGATGAATTTCTGCAAACTGATAGAGGATCTACTAATATCTCTGGAACTATATGGAGCATGTGCTTCATCTCAAAAGAAAACTCTCAGCCCGGGAAGGAATATAAGCCAGTTTTGGCCATTCTTTTAAATAGGAATGTTT GGGGATCTTTTTATCGGAATGAACTTCTTTTGTTGGAATGGAACATTGAGGAACATGCAATCCACGTATTATATAAGTTTGCTGAAGCTGGACCCTTAGCACATCATATTGTTGAAGTCCCTCATGTTCACGGATATGCCTTCCTGTTTAGGGCTGGTGATGTTGTCCTGATGGATTTTAGGAATGCTCATAATCCTTCTTGTGTTTATAGAACAAGTTTGAATTTTACTCCATTTGAGGGAAAAAAATATGAACATGTTGGAATACCAGATATTATGGATGAAGAATGTACGTGTAGCATTGCTGCGTCTGCGTTGTTGGAGCTTAGTGacataaataaatatgatgACCCGATGAACATCGATGATTACAGTAGCGTTAAACCTGGTTCTAATTATGTCTGCTCATGGAGTTGGGAACCTGGTGACTCATATATTCCCAGGATAATTTTTAGTGCAGATTCTGGAGATATATATGCAATGGAAGTTCTTTTTGACTCTGATCGCATCAGAGTAAATCTATCTGCTTCTCTTTGCAGAGGTTTACCATCTAAGGCTCTTTTGTGGCTTGATGGTGGATTTGTGGCAACCATTGTTGACATGACTGACGGAATGGTATTAAAATTTGAAGAGGGGTTATTGTGCCACAGAAGTCCGATTCAAAATATTGCGCCGATCTTGGATATGACATTTGTTGATTATCCTGAAGAGAAATTCGATCAAATGTTCGCCTGCTCTGGGATGGCTCCTGAAGGATCTTTACGAATCATTCGAAGTGGTATCAGTGTGGAAAAATCGTTAAAAACTGCTCCTATTTATCAGGGTATTACTGGTACTTGGACATTAAAAATGGAAGCATCTGATCCCTATCATTCTTTTCTTGTACTGTCATTCATTGAAGAAACCAGGGTGCTCTCTGTTGGCATTAGTTTTTCTGATGTGACTGATTCTGTTGGTTTTCAGCCTGATGTCTGTACTTTGGCTTGTGGTCTTGTGGCCGATGGGGTGATGGTCCAGATCCACCAATATGGAGTCAGACTATGTTTGCCTAGTGGAGCTGTACATAGAAAAGGTATTACTCTTGTATCTCCTATTTGGACTTCATGGTTCCCCGATAATATGTCCATAAGTCTTGGAGCTGTTGGAGATGGTATAATCCTTGTAGCAACTTCCAGTCCGTGCTTCTTATTCATCCTTGGTATTAGAGCTTCATTGACACATCATTACGAAGTATATGAGATTCAGTGCGTGAAATTGCAGAATGAAGTGTCTTGTTTTTCCATACCTCAAAAGCACCTTGAGCTGAATAAATCATTAGTAAATTATGGAGATAACCACCATATGGCGCCTCTTACAATTGGAAATAATGACTACATGTTTGTTATCGGTACTCATAAGCCTTCAGTAGAAGTTGTATCCTTTACATGCGACAAGGGGCTGCAAATTTTTGCTATAGGGTTTATTTCATTAACGAACACCATGGGAGCTGCTATTAGTGGTTGTGTTCCTCAAGATGTAAGGCTTGTCTTTGTTGATCGTCTGTATGTTCTTTCGGGATTAAGGAATGGGATGCTTCTTAGGTTCGAGTGGCCTGTTACTTCTACACTATTATCAGCTAGGTCTTCTTGTCAGCAGTCTGCTGTTGGTTCTTGTATGGTGAATACTCAGGCCACATGGAAGTATACATCTCCAAATCATAAAGTACTACCAATATCCATTTCCAATGCATCTGGAAAGGCTAAAGGAGAGTTTCCAATTAATCTTCAGCTGATTGCTGTGCGTCGTATTGGTATCACGCCTGTTTTCTTGGTTTCCTTGGGTGATTCCCTTGATGCTGATGTAATTGCTCTCAGTGATAGGCCTTGGTTAGTGCATACTGCAAGACATAGCCTCTCGTATACCTCCATCTCCTTTCAACCTTCCACTCATGTCTCTCCTGTGTGTTCAGTGGAATGCCCTGGAGGAATTTTATTTGTTGCGGAGAACAGTCTTCATCTG GTGGAAATGGTGCCAAGTAAGAGGCTTAATGTTCAGAAATTTCATCTTGGGGGCACGCCTAGAAAAGTGTTATATCACAATGAGAGCAAATTATTGCTTGTCATGAGGACGGATTTGGATAATGATTCATGTTCATCTGACATCTGTTATGTGGATCCAGTGACGGGCAGTTTATTTTCAtctttcaaatttgaatttgggGAGACAGGGGAATGCATGAATCTTGTGAAAGTTGGAAATGAGCATGTGCTGGTGGTTGGGACGAGCCTATCTGCTTGTCCGGCCATAATGCCTAGTGGTGAAGCTGAAAG TACAAAAGGTCGTTTGGTGGTTCTTTGCCTTGAACGTATGCAGTATTCTGACAGTGGTTCTGCCACACTATGTTCCAAGACGGGTTCATCGTCCGATCAAAATCCATCTTTCTGCGACATTGGTGGTTGTGCTGCAGAACAGCTTTCAAGCAGTAGTCTCTGCAGCTGCCTGGAAGATAATAGCTGTGATGGAATCAAACTTGAAGAAACTGAAGCATGGAAATTGCGATTAGCTTATTCAACCATTTGGCCTGGGATGGTCCTTGCTGTGTGCCCTTACATGGATCGGTATTTCTTGGCTTCTGCCGGTAGTTCT TTTTATGTTTGCAGTTTTCCAAATGATAACTCTCAGAGGGTCAGGAGATTGGCTGTTGGAAGAACGCGTTTTACAATCATGACTTTAACTGCGCATTTCACCAGGATTGTTGTTGGGGATTGTTGTGATGGTATTCTTTTCTATTTGTACCATGAG GATTCCAGAAAACTGGAGCTAGTATACTGTGATCCTGTCCAACGGCTAGTTGGTGACTGCATGCTTATGGATGTAGATACTGCTGTTGTTTCAGATTGCAAGGGGAGTATTGCTGTCGTGTCATGTGCAAATCATTTAGAAG ATGAGGCAAGTCCAGAGCGGAACTTGATGGTTAGTTGTTCTTACTATATGGGGGAGATTTCCATGAGTATAAGGAag GGATCATTTTCGTACAAACTCCCAGCAGATGACCTAACGAAGGACTGTGATGCTGCTAGTAATGTTGTAAATCTGACACATAACTGTTTCATGGCATCTACTCTGTTGGGCAGCATAATAATCTTCATTCCCTTTACAAG GGAGGAATGTGCGTTGCTGGAAGAAGTTCAATCTAAGCTGGTGATTCACCCGCTTACTGCTCCTATTTTAGGAAATGACCACAATGAGTATCGAAGACGTGAAAATGTG GTTGGGACACCTACGATCCTTGATGGTGACATTCTGAGTCAGTTCCTGGAGCTAACAAGGATGCAACAAGAAGCTGTGTTGGCATTGCCTCTTGCATCACCAAGTACTGCAATGTTAAGTTTTAGAACGTCTATGCCAGTTATGATCAATCAAGTTGTCAGATTACTTGAACGAGTACATTATGCATTGAACTAA
- the LOC142505842 gene encoding rRNA biogenesis protein RRP5-like isoform X1, translating to MIFNLTINVGCIVAFQYIFSTYLSREQEIRAAKERLLEKDIPKSSDEFEKLVRSLPDSSFIWIKYMAFMLSLADVEKARSIAERALKTINIREESEKLSIWVAYFNLENEYGNPPEDAVMKIFQKALQYCDLKKVHLALLGMYQRTEQHKLASELFDKMARKFKHSCKVWLSHIQSLLKQNSDGIQCVVNRALLSLSRHKHNSI from the exons ATGATTTTTAACTTGACTATAAATGTTGGTTGCATTGTAGCTTTTCAGTATATTTTTTCGACATATCTGAGCAGGGAACAAGAAATAAGGGCTGCCAAAGAAAGATTGCTGGAAAAAGACATCCCAAAGAGTAGCGATGAATTTGAGAAACTTGTTCGAAGCTTGCCTGATAGTAGCTTTATATGGATAAAATATATGGCATTTATGCTCTCTTTGGCAGATGTTGAGAAGGCAAGATCCATTGCTGAGAG GGCTCTGAAAACAATTAATATTCGAGAAGAATCAGAGAAACTGAGTATCTGGGTTGCTTATTTCAACTTGGAAAACGAGTATGGAAATCCTCCTGAG GATGctgttatgaaaatatttcaaaaagcGTTGCAGTATTGTGATCTCAAAAAGGTGCATCTTGCACTCCTGGGAATGTACCAAAGAACAGAACAACACAAATTAGCTAGCGAGCTTTTTGACAAAATGGCTAGGAAGTTCAAGCATTCATGCAAG GTCTGGCTAAGTCACATTCAATCTCTTTTGAAACAAAactctgatgggatccagtgtgTTGTAAATCGTGCCCTTCTGAGCCTTTCTCGACACAAGCATAATagcatataa
- the LOC142505841 gene encoding NADPH-dependent aldehyde reductase-like protein, chloroplastic → MATSTAVDVPPLNGRVAIITGAARGIGRAIATHLRSLGAKVVINYVTSSTQADLIAAEFNSKSPSSTVAIAVKADVSSETDVQHLFDRAEQEFGAPAHIMVNCAGTLDSTFSSIANTTVDIWETTFDVNTKGSFLCCREASKRLARGGGGRMVFITSSLVGSLIPGYGAYAASKAAVETMTKIAAKELKGSGITVNCVAPGPVASDLFFAGKSEEMVQMSVDACPMGRLGEATDVAPLVGFLVSDGGAWVNGQIIRINGGSVV, encoded by the coding sequence ATGGCAACAAGCACCGCCGTCGATGTTCCGCCACTCAACGGCCGAGTAGCCATAATAACCGGCGCTGCACGAGGGATCGGACGCGCAATCGCGACTCACCTTCGATCCCTTGGGGCCAAGGTCGTCATCAACTACGTTACCAGCTCAACCCAGGCCGATCTCATAGCCGCAGAGTTCAACTCCAAATCGCCTTCGTCGACAGTCGCCATCGCAGTCAAAGCCGACGTCTCCAGCGAAACGGACGTCCAGCATCTCTTCGATCGAGCAGAGCAAGAATTCGGCGCACCGGCCCACATCATGGTGAACTGCGCCGGGACCTTAGATTCAACGTTCTCATCCATAGCCAATACGACCGTCGACATCTGGGAAACGACATTCGACGTGAACACCAAAGGTTCGTTCCTTTGTTGCCGCGAGGCGTCGAAGCGGCTGGCGCGCGGCGGCGGAGGGAGGATGGTGTTTATCACATCTTCGCTCGTGGGCTCACTGATACCAGGGTACGGGGCGTACGCCGCCTCAAAAGCCGCCGTGGAGACGATGACGAAGATTGCGGCGAAGGAATTGAAGGGAAGTGGGATCACTGTGAACTGCGTGGCTCCTGGGCCGGTTGCTTCGGATCTTTTTTTTGCTGGTAAGAGCGAAGAAATGGTCCAGATGTCGGTGGACGCTTGTCCGATGGGTCGATTGGGCGAGGCGACCGACGTGGCACCGCTGGTCGGGTTTTTGGTGAGTGACGGTGGCGCGTGGGTTAATGGACAAATCATTCGGATCAACGGCGGTTCTGTTGTTTGA
- the LOC142505842 gene encoding rRNA biogenesis protein RRP5-like isoform X2, translating into MAFMLSLADVEKARSIAERALKTINIREESEKLSIWVAYFNLENEYGNPPEDAVMKIFQKALQYCDLKKVHLALLGMYQRTEQHKLASELFDKMARKFKHSCKVWLSHIQSLLKQNSDGIQCVVNRALLSLSRHKHNSI; encoded by the exons ATGGCATTTATGCTCTCTTTGGCAGATGTTGAGAAGGCAAGATCCATTGCTGAGAG GGCTCTGAAAACAATTAATATTCGAGAAGAATCAGAGAAACTGAGTATCTGGGTTGCTTATTTCAACTTGGAAAACGAGTATGGAAATCCTCCTGAG GATGctgttatgaaaatatttcaaaaagcGTTGCAGTATTGTGATCTCAAAAAGGTGCATCTTGCACTCCTGGGAATGTACCAAAGAACAGAACAACACAAATTAGCTAGCGAGCTTTTTGACAAAATGGCTAGGAAGTTCAAGCATTCATGCAAG GTCTGGCTAAGTCACATTCAATCTCTTTTGAAACAAAactctgatgggatccagtgtgTTGTAAATCGTGCCCTTCTGAGCCTTTCTCGACACAAGCATAATagcatataa